In one Lolium rigidum isolate FL_2022 chromosome 3, APGP_CSIRO_Lrig_0.1, whole genome shotgun sequence genomic region, the following are encoded:
- the LOC124704224 gene encoding nuclear poly(A) polymerase 1-like, which yields MMAKNNAGYLGVSEPISLSGPTEKDLIQTAEVEKFLADAGLYESQDQAVSREEVLGKLDQTVKAWIKKATRVSGYGEQFVQEANAKIFTFGSYRLGVHGPGADIDTLCVGPRHATRNDYFFRCLHDMLAEMPEVSELHPVPDAHVPVLGFKLCGVSIDLLYANLAHVVIPDDLDLSQDSILHNVDEQAVRSLNGCRVTDQILRLVPNIPSFRTTLRFMRYWGKRRGVYSNVIGFLGGINWAILVARICQLYPNASPSMLISRFFRVFSQWKWPNPVILCHIEEGPLGLPVWDPRRNFRDRGHQMPIITPAYPCMNSSYNVSSSTKYVMIQEFTRGFEICQAIDENRATWDDLFEPYPFFELYRNYLEIGITARNEDDLRNWKGWVESRLRQLVLKFERYTHEMLLAHPHPRDFSDGSRPLHSFYFMGLWRKQTAQPQEAEQFDIRGIVNEFKISVLAYVHRREGMDIEVSHVKRKDIPLFVFPGGVRPPRSSRTAGRNSRAVSRNDVTPDRHVGNPLETESWSDPQSAQDGSGGYQSTSLLPSNLSSRETQNILNGHLNLHTETVEHEHPGRFLGSPPAPGDNAVVDVVTQPNSMPSTSSNGGPTNGLGICFNSSQKESEGIRVNNLVSSPPAPVDELVSYQAKPDNKHGPPHGSSLEGCSERILGQTCNLSSHGNNHLKRKAEDELEPLELACPPVRATPASTVQRKPLRLRLSTLPQPKQAE from the exons ATGATGGCGAAGAACAATGCTGGTTATCTTGGCGTCTCGGAGCCAATCTCGCTAAGCGGGCCGACTGAGAAGGATCTCATTCAGACGGCCGAGGTCGAAAAG TTCCTTGCTGACGCGGGCCTGTACGAGAGTCAAGACCAGGCCGTCTCGCGAGAAGAGGTCTTAGGCAAACTTGACCAG ACTGTGAAAGCTTGGATTAAGAAGGCCACTAGGGTGAGCGGTTACGGCGAGCAGTTTGTGCAAGAAGCAAATGCCAAGATCTTCACATTCGGTTCATACCGCCTTGGG GTGCACGGCCCTGGTGCTGATATTGATACGCTATGCGTTGGTCCAAGACATGCAACTCGAAAT GACTACTTCTTCCGGTGTCTTCACGATATGCTAGCTGAGATGCCAGAAGTTTCTGAGTTACATCCGGTACCAGATGCTCATGTGCCTGTTCTGGGGTTCAAACTTTGTGGGGTGTCCATTGATCTTTTATATGCAAACCTTGCACATGTGGTGATTCCTGAT GATCTTGATCTTTCTCAGGACTCCATACTGCACAATGTTGACGAACAGGCTGTCCGTAGTTTAAATGGGTGTCGAGTTACTGATCAGATCTTACGATTGGTCCCGAACATTCCG AGCTTCCGGACAACCTTAAGGTTCATGAGGTACTGGGGAAAGCGTCGTGGGGTGTACTCAAAT GTTATAGGATTTTTGGGTGGCATAAATTGGGCAATTCTTGTTGCTCGAATATGTCAATTGTACCCAAATGCATCGCCCAGCATGTTGATATCTCGGTTTTTCAGAGTCTTCAGCCAGTGGAAGTGGCCCAACCCTGTTATACTTTGCCATATTGAGGAGGGTCCTCTTGGCCTCCCTGTTTGGGATCCAAGAAGAAACTTTAGAGATAGGGGCCATCAGATGCCTATAATTACACCCGCATATCCTTGTATGAATTCTAGCTATAACGTATCTAGTAGTACTAAGTATGTGATGATCCAAGAATTCACGCGAGGATTTGAGATCTGCCAG GCAATAGATGAAAATAGAGCAACCTGGGATGATCTATTCGAGCCATATCCTTTTTTTGAATTATATAGAAATTATTTAGAGATTGGTATCACAGCGAGAAATGAAGATGACCTCAGAAATTGGAAAGGCTGGGTAGAGTCTCGTCTTCGCCAACTTGTACTGAAG TTTGAGCGATATACACATGAGATGCTCCTTGCACATCCTCATCCCAGAGATTTCTCAGATGGATCCAGGCCATTGCATAGCTTTTATTTTATGGGTCTTTGGCGAAAACAAACTGCCCAACCTCAAGAAGCTGAGCAATTTGACATCAGAGGAATTGTAAATGAGTTTAAGATTTCAGTTCTTGCTTATGTACATCGGAGAGaaggaatggatattgaagtctcCCATGTAAAAAGAAAAGATATCCCCTTGTTTGTTTTTCCTGGTGGAGTACGTCCTCCACGTTCTTCCAGAACAGCAGGCAGGAACAGCCGTGCTGTTTCTAGGAATGATGTTACACCTGATCGTCATGTTGGAAATCCATTGGAGACTGAGAGTTGGAGTGATCCTCAGTCTGCTCAAGATGGTTCTGGTGGCTATCAAAGTACTTCGTTGTTGCCCTCTAATTTATCAAGTAGAGAAACCCAAAATATTTTGAATGGGCATTTGAATCTCCACACAGAAACTGTTGAGCATGAACATCCAGGGCGTTTTCTTGGAAGTCCACCTGCTCCTGGGGATAATGCTGTGGTGGATGTGGTTACACAACCTAACAGCATGCCATCTACTTCAAGCAATGGTGGTCCAACAAATGGGTTGGGCATTTGTTTCAACAGTTCACAAAAGGAATCTGAGGGGATTCGTGTAAATAATCTTGTGAGTTCCCCTCCTGCTCCAGTTGATGAGCTGGTATCGTATCAAGCTAAGCCTGACAATAAACATGGACCTCCTCATGGATCATCTTTGGAAGGATGTTCTGAAAGGATCCTGGGGCAAACATGCAACCTGAGCTCCCATGGTAATAATCATTTGAAGCGCAAGGCTGAGGACGAGCTGGAG CCACTTGAGCTTGCTTGCCCGCCAGTTCGCGCTACTCCTGCATCGACTGTCCAAAGAAAGCCCCTCAG
- the LOC124704225 gene encoding pentatricopeptide repeat-containing protein At4g31850, chloroplastic-like: MELCCSGVVSSGGGAGAGTPRSQKPRSSPGFVVAPPKRRPSSRAGSRQLAPPPCDERAVGRPGAEDVVHMLRSAADPAEALELFRSVARQPRVVHTTASCNYMLELMRVHGRVGDVAQVFDLMQRQIVKANVGTFTTIFGTLGVEGGLRSAPVALPVMKEAGIVLNAYTYNGLIYFLVKCGCEREAMEVYGAMAADGVVPTVRTYSVLMLAFGKRRDVDTVVGLLGDMEARGVKPNVYSYTICIRVLGQAGRFEEAHKIFRKMEEEGCKPDVITNTVLIQILCDAGRLTDANDVFWKMKASDQKPDRVTYITLLDKCGDNGDSRSVSEIWNAMKADGYNDNVVAYTAAVDALCQVGRVDEASDVFDEMKQKGIVPQQYSYNSLISGFLKADRFKHALELFNHMNVHGPTPNGYTYVLFINYHGKSGESLKAVKRYELMKSKGIVPDVVAGNAVLYSLAKSGRLGMAKRVFDELKAMGISPDIITYTMMIKCCSKASNADEAMKIFSEMIENRCVPDVIAMNSLIDMLYKAGRGNEAWRVFYELKGMDLDPTDYTYNTLLAGLGREGKVKEVMHLLEEMKSKSFPPNLITYNTVLDCLCKNGEVNYALDMLYSMSMKGCMPDLSSYNTAMYGLIKEDRLNEAFRMFCQMKKVLAPDYATMCTIIPSFVRDGLMKEALHIVKEYILQPGAKVDRSSLSALMEAILNRAGTEKSIDFAENIASSGIHLDDFFLCPIIRHLCKHKEALAALELVKKFENLAVSLKTGSYNALICGLVDEDLIEIAEGLFAEMKSLGCDPDEFTYNLILDAMSKSMRIEDMLKVQEEMHNKGYKSTYVTYNTIISGLVKSNMLDEAINLYYQLMSEGFSPTPCTYGPLLDGLLKDGNIEYAEDLFEEMLECGCKPNCAIYNILLNGYRIAGDTEKVCELFENMVEQGISPDIKTYTVLIDTLCAAGRLNDGLSYFEQLTDMGIEPDLITYNLLIHGLGKSGRLEEAISLYDDMEKNGITPNLYTYNSLILYLGQAGKAAEAGKMYEELLARGWKPNVFTYNALIGGYSVSGSPDNAFAAYGRMIVGGCRPNSSTYMQLPNQML, from the coding sequence ATGGAGCTATGCTGCTCGGGAGtcgtcagcagcggcggcggcgccggtgccGGGACACCCCGGTCCCAGAAGCCCAGGAGCTCTCCTGGGTTCGTGGTTGCCCCGCCCAAGAGGCGGCCAAGCAGCCGCGCCGGCAGCCGCCagctcgcgccgccgccctgcGACGAACGGGCGGTGGGCCGTCCCGGCGCGGAGGACGTCGTCCACATGCTCCGGTCGGCCGCCGACCCGGCGGAGGCGCTCGAGCTGTTCAGGTCCGTGGCGCGGCAGCCCAGGGTCGTCCACACCACAGCGTCGTGCAACTACATGCTCGAGCTGATGCGCGTCCACGGCCGGGTCGGGGACGTGGCCCAGGTGTTCGACCTAATGCAGCGGCAGATCGTCAAGGCCAATGTGGGCACCTTCACCACCATCTTCGGCACGCTCGGCGTCGAGGGGGGCCTCCGGAGCGCGCCGGTGGCCCTGCCGGTGATGAAAGAGGCCGGGATCGTGCTGAACGCCTACACCTACAATGGCCTCATCTATTTCCTGGTCAAGTGCGGGTGCGAGAGGGAGGCGATGGAGGTGTACGGGGCGATGGCGGCAGACGGCGTCGTGCCGACTGTCAGGACGTACTCCGTGCTGATGCTGGCGTTCGGGAAGAGGAGGGACGTCGACACGGTTGTTGGGTTGCTGGGCGACATGGAGGCTCGTGGAGTGAAGCCAAATGTGTACAGCTACACCATCTGTATCCGGGTTCTTGGACAAGCTGGAAGGTTTGAGGAGGCCCATAAGATTTTTCGGAAGATGGAGGAAGAGGGGTGCAAGCCAGATGTCATCACCAATACTGTGCTGATACAGATTCTCTGCGATGCCGGCCGACTTACTGATGCCAATGATGTGTTTTGGAAGATGAAAGCGAGCGATCAGAAACCTGATCGAGTGACCTATATTACTCTCTTGGACAAGTGTGGTGACAATGGTGACTCGCGGTCAGTAAGTGAAATATGGAACGCAATGAAAGCTGATGGCTACAATGACAATGTTGTTGCTTATACTGCGGCTGTGGATGCATTGTGCCAGGTTGGGAGGGTCGATGAAGCTTCAGATGTTTTCGATGAGATGAAACAAAAGGGTATAGTACCTCAGCAGTACTCATACAACTCCTTGATATCTGGGTTTCTGAAAGCCGACAGGTTTAAACATGCTCTGGAGCTGTTCAACCATATGAATGTTCACGGCCCTACTCCAAATGGCTATACATATGTTCTTTTCATAAATTACCATGGGAAATCTGGCGAATCTCTGAAAGCAGTTAAGAGGTATGAGCTTATGAAGAGCAAAGGGATTGTTCCTGATGTTGTTGCTGGTAATGCCGTTTTGTATAGTCTTGCTAAATCTGGTAGGCTTGGAATGGCAAAAAGGGTCttcgatgaattaaaagctatggGGATTAGTCCAGACATCATCACCTACACTATGATGATCAAGTGTTGCAGCAAGGCATCCAATGCTGATGAGGCTATGAAGATCTTCTCTGAAATGATTGAGAACAGATGTGTTCCTGATGTTATTGCAATGAATTCGTTGATTGATATGCTCTACAAGGCAGGCAGGGGAAATGAAGCCTGGAGAGTCTTCTATGAATTGAAAGGAATGGATCTTGATCCCACCGACTATACTTACAACACACTTTTGGCAGGATTAGGAAGGGAAGGTAAAGTCAAGGAGGTAATGCATCTGCTTGAAGAAATGAAATCTAAAAGCTTTCCACCTAATTTAATAACGTACAACACAGTTCTTGATTGTCTATGCAAAAATGGGGAGGTGAACTATGCACTGGACATGCTATACAGTATGTCAATGAAAGGTTGCATGCCCGACCTTTCATCTTACAACACTGCTATGTATGGCCTTATTAAAGAGGACAGATTGAATGAGGCATTCAGGATGTTCTGTCAGATGAAAAAGGTCCTTGCTCCGGATTATGCAACAATGTGTACTATCATCCCGAGTTTTGTAAGAGATGGACTGATGAAGGAAGCTCTGCATATTGTTAAAGAGTATATTCTTCAACCTGGTGCTAAAGTGGATAGATCTTCGCTCAGTGCACTGATGGAagcgatactgaatagggctggcACAGAAAAGTCAATTGATTTTGCCGAAAACATAGCATCAAGTGGTATTCACCTGGATGATTTCTTTCTGTGCCCAATAATTAGGCATCTCTGCAAGCATAAGGAGGCTCTGGCGGCACTTGAACTCGTCAAGAAGTTTGAGAATCTTGCTGTGTCGCTAAAAACCGGGTCATATAATGCTCTTATTTGTGGCCTTGTGGATGAAGACCTGATTGAGATCGCTGAAGGTTTGTTTGCTGAGATGAAGAGTCTCGGATGTGACCCTGATGAGTTTACTTACAATTTGATTCTCGATGCCATGTCGAAGTCAATGCGGATTGAGGACATGTTGAAAGTCCAAGAAGAGATGCATAACAAGGGATACAAATCAACTTATGTGACCTATAACACGATCATTTCTGGTCTTGTAAAGTCAAACATGCTGGATGAGGCTATAAACTTATACTACCAGCTAATGAGCGAAGGTTTCTCTCCCACACCATGTACATACGGTCCTCTTCTTGATGGGCTGTTAAAAGATGGAAACATAGAATATGCAGAAGATCTTTTTGAGGAGATGCTGGAGTGTGGATGCAAACCTAACTGCGCCATCTACAATATTCTGCTAAATGGTTACCGAATAGCAGGTGACACAGAAAAAGTCTGTGAGCTCTTTGAGAATATGGTCGAGCAGGGAATAAGCCCGGATATAAAAACATACACAGTTCTCATCGACACCCTCTGCGCGGCTGGGCGGTTGAATGATGGTTTATCTTACTTTGAACAGCTGACAGATATGGGAATTGAGCCTGATCTCATCACCTATAACCTGTTGATTCACGGTCTTGGTAAATCCGGAAGGTTAGAGGAAGCCATCTCCCTCTACGACGACATGGAGAAGAACGGAATCACCCCGAACCTGTACACGTACAACTCACTGATTCTCTACCTGGGACAAGCAGGGAAGGCTGCTGAAGCCGGCAAAATGTACGAAGAACTGCTGGCGAGAGGCTGGAAACCCAATGTTTTCACATACAATGCCCTGATAGGGGGATACAGTGTTTCTGGCAGCCCTGATAATGCATTTGCTGCCTATGGTCGGATGATTGTTGGAGGGTGCCGGCCTAACTCGAGCACCTACATGCAGCTTCCGAACCAAATGTTGTAA